From one Spiroplasma endosymbiont of Lasioglossum villosulum genomic stretch:
- a CDS encoding phage terminase large subunit, with protein MLSNFGYLLDIAKRMYLKQPLNITKIKQLGSRKSGKTFSNIEFLGILLMLDNINIHAYLIRNMSKQLNDSWQEVKAIIRPTYPSINFIISETKKTIEFNGSKITCKYLHSQDNSNVKLTGLASNYLYDYVIIWSDERYEITENDYQDLKDAIRGANQLLEIESCNPWSILNEFIKKTINACPQNEKQIINEYEQFTIIDNTIYHYQNWKLNTHLKDSDKQQLLEIEKLDPISARVRSHGLVGYESGGIYSHLIHKISRLLQPSYRFSAGLDYGFKDDALACLLIGFDYNFKFVNVIDCLKIENKLIRYDNKQLARLVVEFYIKLAKENNLLYEYGLTVYCDFSNYTFIEMLNDTAIKYQVNSWLYFKDCVKLRLEFRIGKNVALMASERLNISMNAQALLDEFRLAVWDPKSIKQIPLAGNDHLRDAFDYAIEPYIRNLSANINPYFERK; from the coding sequence ATGTTAAGTAATTTTGGTTATTTATTAGATATTGCTAAAAGAATGTATTTAAAACAACCTTTAAATATTACTAAAATTAAACAATTAGGTAGTCGTAAATCTGGTAAAACATTTAGTAATATTGAATTCTTAGGTATTTTATTAATGTTAGATAATATTAATATTCATGCTTATTTAATTCGTAATATGTCAAAACAATTAAATGATAGTTGACAAGAAGTAAAAGCAATTATTAGACCAACATATCCTAGTATTAATTTTATTATTAGTGAAACTAAAAAAACTATTGAATTTAATGGTAGTAAAATAACTTGTAAATATTTACATTCACAAGATAATAGTAATGTTAAATTAACTGGATTAGCAAGTAATTATTTATATGATTATGTAATTATATGAAGTGATGAAAGATATGAAATTACTGAAAATGATTATCAAGATTTAAAAGATGCTATTCGTGGTGCAAATCAATTATTAGAAATTGAAAGTTGTAATCCTTGAAGTATTTTAAATGAATTTATTAAAAAAACTATAAATGCTTGTCCACAAAATGAAAAACAAATTATTAATGAATATGAACAATTTACTATTATTGATAATACTATTTATCATTATCAAAATTGAAAATTAAATACTCATTTAAAAGATAGTGATAAACAACAATTATTAGAAATAGAAAAATTAGACCCAATATCTGCAAGAGTAAGAAGTCATGGTTTAGTAGGTTATGAATCTGGTGGAATATATTCACATTTAATTCATAAGATTAGTAGATTATTACAACCAAGTTATAGATTTAGTGCTGGATTAGATTATGGGTTTAAAGATGATGCTTTAGCATGTTTATTAATAGGTTTTGATTATAATTTTAAATTTGTTAATGTTATTGATTGTTTAAAAATAGAAAATAAATTAATTCGTTATGATAATAAACAATTAGCAAGATTAGTAGTTGAGTTTTATATTAAATTAGCAAAAGAAAATAATTTACTTTATGAATATGGTTTAACTGTATATTGTGATTTTAGTAATTATACATTTATTGAAATGTTAAATGATACAGCAATTAAATATCAAGTTAATTCATGACTATATTTTAAAGACTGTGTGAAATTAAGACTTGAGTTTAGAATAGGTAAGAATGTGGCTTTAATGGCTTCAGAACGATTAAATATTAGTATGAATGCACAAGCATTATTAGATGAGTTTAGATTGGCTGTATGAGACCCTAAAAGTATTAAACAAATACCATTAGCGGGTAATGACCATTTACGTGACGCATTTGATTATGCTATAGAACCATATATTAGAAATTTAAGTGCAAATATAAATCCTTATTTTGAAAGGAAGTAA
- a CDS encoding terminase small subunit: MQEEKIKIRTIFNDAKALREKLEEYFNHCKQTEEIPTKIGMLVYLDITENTLYSWKQKKRNTFLQQINWAYLQIRHINTQRYLKANANNTAWYLERAFVKEYHLSTKIDIKSSDNTAPIAISLENKGKNKC; this comes from the coding sequence GTGCAAGAAGAAAAAATAAAAATAAGAACAATTTTTAATGATGCAAAAGCATTAAGAGAAAAATTAGAAGAATATTTTAATCATTGTAAACAAACTGAAGAAATACCAACTAAAATTGGTATGTTAGTTTATTTAGATATTACAGAAAATACTCTTTATAGTTGAAAACAAAAAAAGAGAAATACTTTTTTACAACAAATTAATTGAGCATATTTACAAATACGTCATATTAATACACAAAGATATTTAAAAGCAAATGCAAATAATACTGCATGATATTTAGAAAGAGCATTTGTGAAAGAATATCATTTATCTACAAAAATTGATATAAAAAGTAGTGATAATACAGCCCCTATAGCAATTAGTTTAGAAAATAAAGGTAAGAATAAATGTTAA
- a CDS encoding Mbov_0401 family ICE element transposase-like protein, which translates to MFNYKNNLEYEINRIITNHVNKIHAFDEYFFQNRDKDRYKVAKKCNLSIIFEFGKMIFNQRVYWDKLKKKYYYPVYEEFNIEKRAKIISWLKEEIILYIVRKKYYQYIPDILKFTYVSKVTISKIHKNAKVQEKLPEQKFKVKNSEFIYINADDCYVPVWNKNHKREMQKIRSISYNTGKKQIGKNRNKLSNKIYTFMGDYKYSPKEDYLQANPTVDFTWNGLKKYYEFENAKLVVSGDGAGWIYNLAKYLGAYYVLDKYHAFYYLWTAYKPDKRKNKVNPENLKNFLKAWKYFCNGQYDELIAFLIETKVNKETLRIFENNKEGIINQPADWNIGCSAESDIQHLVKSQTKGAKIYAYPTLINMLMARANYLNSRNYINSA; encoded by the coding sequence ATGTTTAATTATAAAAATAATCTTGAATATGAAATTAATAGAATTATAACAAATCATGTTAATAAAATCCATGCTTTTGATGAATATTTTTTTCAAAATAGAGATAAAGATAGATATAAAGTTGCTAAAAAATGTAATCTTAGTATTATTTTTGAATTTGGTAAAATGATTTTTAATCAAAGAGTTTATTGAGATAAATTAAAGAAAAAATATTATTATCCAGTTTATGAAGAGTTTAATATTGAAAAAAGAGCAAAAATTATTAGTTGATTAAAAGAAGAAATAATATTATATATTGTAAGAAAGAAATATTATCAATATATACCAGATATTTTAAAATTTACTTATGTTTCAAAAGTAACAATTAGTAAAATTCATAAAAATGCAAAAGTTCAAGAAAAATTACCAGAACAAAAATTTAAAGTTAAAAATAGTGAATTTATTTATATTAATGCTGATGATTGTTATGTTCCAGTTTGAAATAAAAATCATAAAAGAGAAATGCAAAAAATTCGTAGTATTTCATATAATACTGGTAAAAAACAAATAGGTAAAAATAGAAATAAATTATCAAATAAAATTTATACTTTTATGGGTGATTATAAATATAGTCCTAAAGAAGATTATTTACAAGCAAATCCTACAGTTGATTTTACTTGAAATGGATTAAAAAAATATTATGAATTTGAAAATGCAAAATTAGTAGTTTCTGGTGATGGTGCTGGATGAATATATAATTTAGCAAAATATTTGGGTGCTTATTATGTACTAGATAAATATCATGCTTTTTATTATTTATGAACAGCATATAAACCTGATAAAAGAAAAAATAAAGTTAATCCAGAAAATTTAAAAAACTTTTTAAAGGCTTGAAAATATTTTTGTAATGGTCAATATGATGAATTAATAGCATTTTTAATTGAAACAAAAGTAAATAAAGAAACTTTAAGAATTTTTGAAAATAATAAAGAAGGTATTATTAATCAACCTGCTGATTGAAATATTGGCTGTAGTGCTGAAAGTGATATTCAACATTTAGTTAAATCTCAAACTAAAGGTGCAAAAATATATGCTTATCCAACGTTAATTAATATGTTAATGGCTAGAGCCAATTATTTAAATAGTAGAAATTATATTAATAGTGCTTAA